From a single Anaerolineaceae bacterium oral taxon 439 genomic region:
- a CDS encoding iron ABC transporter substrate-binding protein: MNLSIRKVVGLTVLVALLAFASIAVAQESSEGYSVVDSTGRTIEFTKVPERTLSIGHGALKLYAYIAGSDRLVGIEGTEKTGHTVTGQSIHYAYPELRELETIGKGGSKFEPDYELLKFAEPDVIFVAYSQSADELDELQKTLDIPVVGIDAGMRGDIFGEKTYRTFEIIGKVLKLEDRAEEVNTFIRETEKDLQSRAGSIEESPRMYLGGCSFRGEQGILSTKTHLDLLRTVNAFNVMDELTDERSVMIDKEKLLDLDPEMIILDLSGKTLLDEDMAADPDFYRSLSAFKNKNAHYIMPYFTYGMNYDTAILNMYFIGSLAHPENFADIDLKEKAAEIYTLFVGKDVYADLLKTYPESFTTSTFANE, from the coding sequence ATGAATCTGTCTATTCGAAAAGTTGTCGGTCTTACGGTTCTGGTCGCACTTCTGGCGTTCGCTTCGATCGCCGTCGCGCAGGAATCATCGGAAGGTTATTCGGTCGTCGACAGTACCGGACGCACAATTGAGTTTACGAAGGTTCCGGAACGGACCCTTTCGATCGGGCATGGAGCATTAAAGCTTTACGCGTATATCGCCGGATCGGATCGTCTCGTCGGGATCGAAGGGACCGAGAAGACGGGCCATACGGTTACCGGTCAATCGATTCACTACGCTTATCCGGAATTGCGCGAGCTTGAAACGATTGGGAAGGGCGGCTCGAAATTTGAGCCGGACTATGAGCTCCTGAAGTTCGCCGAGCCGGACGTTATTTTTGTTGCGTACAGCCAGAGCGCCGATGAGCTCGACGAGCTTCAGAAGACGCTGGATATTCCGGTCGTTGGGATCGACGCTGGAATGCGCGGCGACATTTTCGGTGAAAAAACGTACCGGACGTTCGAGATCATCGGAAAGGTATTGAAACTCGAAGATCGTGCGGAAGAGGTTAACACGTTTATTCGGGAGACCGAAAAAGACTTACAGTCGCGCGCCGGATCGATCGAAGAAAGCCCGAGAATGTATCTTGGCGGATGCAGCTTCCGCGGCGAGCAGGGAATCTTATCGACGAAAACGCATCTGGATCTCCTGCGTACGGTTAACGCCTTCAACGTCATGGACGAGCTGACCGACGAGCGCAGCGTTATGATTGACAAGGAAAAGCTTCTTGATCTGGACCCTGAGATGATTATTCTGGATCTGAGCGGGAAGACGCTCCTTGACGAAGACATGGCGGCTGATCCGGATTTTTATCGCTCGCTTTCCGCGTTCAAGAATAAAAACGCCCATTACATCATGCCGTACTTCACGTATGGGATGAACTATGATACGGCGATTCTGAATATGTACTTTATCGGATCGCTGGCCCATCCGGAAAATTTCGCCGATATCGATCTTAAGGAGAAGGCCGCCGAGATTTATACGCTTTTCGTCGGGAAGGATGTTTATGCCGATCTGCTGAAGACGTATCCGGAATCGTTTACGACGAGTACGTTCGCTAATGAATAA
- a CDS encoding iron ABC transporter ATP-binding protein, which yields MNLIQVDQLNFKYSSYILKNVSFDLGCGCFVSLLGINGAGKSTLLKNLIKILCPESGAIYLDGEDVRRMSHREMARRAAYVSQYNVPVRNTVYDTILIGRLPHIRQDAVQTDYDHVEYLIRKLGLEKFAMRDANTLSGGEFQKVILARALAQEPKVLLLDEPTSSLDIKNQVAVMRLVREYCEEKQISVIVSIHDINLALRYSDKFLLLKDGAVYDYGGASVITRESIRDVYNLDVEVLNHGDKKFIILN from the coding sequence ATGAACCTGATCCAGGTTGACCAGCTTAATTTCAAGTACAGCAGTTATATCCTGAAAAATGTCAGCTTCGATCTGGGATGCGGCTGTTTCGTTTCGCTTCTGGGGATCAACGGCGCGGGGAAATCGACGCTGCTGAAGAACCTGATCAAGATTCTTTGTCCCGAGAGCGGCGCGATTTATCTCGATGGAGAGGACGTCCGTCGTATGAGCCACAGGGAAATGGCGCGCCGCGCCGCGTACGTCAGCCAGTATAACGTTCCGGTCAGAAATACGGTTTACGATACGATCCTGATCGGACGTCTTCCGCATATCCGTCAGGACGCGGTCCAGACTGACTACGATCATGTCGAATATCTTATCCGGAAGCTGGGTCTGGAGAAGTTCGCGATGCGCGACGCGAATACGCTGAGCGGCGGCGAATTTCAAAAAGTCATCCTCGCCAGAGCGTTGGCGCAGGAGCCGAAGGTTCTCCTGCTGGACGAACCGACGAGCAGTCTGGATATTAAAAATCAGGTCGCGGTTATGCGGCTGGTTCGGGAATACTGCGAAGAGAAGCAGATTTCGGTTATTGTGAGTATCCATGATATTAATCTCGCGCTGCGTTATTCGGATAAGTTTCTGCTGCTGAAAGACGGGGCGGTCTACGATTATGGCGGCGCGTCGGTTATCACGCGCGAATCGATCCGTGACGTTTATAATCTTGACGTCGAAGTATTAAATCATGGCGACAAAAAATTTATTATCCTGAATTAA
- a CDS encoding iron ABC transporter permease: protein MDINLKYRERIAFKKAFLIFLCGVLVFIAILSINVGSSGMSIWDSFLALVGRGSDKSRFIVYGIRLPRVLGGFFVGIGTALSGMIIQSSLNNPLASPSTLGISSASALGANIAIITLARFGIEAGSMMTAGFAFIASVLCMLLVLAISSLRRADKTTVILAGVALNSLFSAITIIIQYFADETKLAAAVAWTFGDLGRINFHEIAIVMVVSLLSSLIVYLYRWHMNAMDSGEHTAHSLGVDTRGMRNLSIFLAALNTGISVAFVGVIGFVGLLAPQVTKRIIGEDKRFMIPGTLLMGAFLVLFSDTLARTVSAPLVLPVGAITSILGAPVFVYILLKEKSI from the coding sequence TTGGATATTAATCTAAAGTATCGGGAACGGATTGCGTTTAAAAAAGCGTTTCTTATCTTTCTTTGCGGCGTGCTGGTTTTTATTGCTATCCTGTCGATTAACGTCGGTTCTTCGGGAATGTCGATCTGGGATAGTTTTCTGGCGCTGGTTGGGAGAGGAAGCGACAAAAGCCGCTTTATCGTCTATGGGATTCGGCTTCCGCGGGTTTTGGGCGGTTTTTTCGTCGGGATCGGGACCGCGCTGTCGGGGATGATTATTCAGAGTTCGCTGAATAATCCGCTGGCGTCGCCTTCGACGCTGGGGATTTCTTCTGCTTCTGCGCTGGGCGCGAATATCGCGATTATCACGCTGGCGCGCTTTGGTATCGAGGCGGGCTCGATGATGACGGCGGGCTTTGCATTTATTGCTTCCGTCCTCTGCATGTTGCTCGTTCTGGCGATTTCGAGTCTCCGCCGGGCCGATAAGACAACGGTTATTCTCGCCGGCGTAGCGCTGAATTCGCTGTTCTCCGCGATTACGATTATTATTCAGTATTTTGCCGACGAAACGAAGCTGGCGGCGGCCGTTGCCTGGACCTTCGGCGATCTTGGTCGGATCAATTTCCATGAAATCGCGATCGTCATGGTCGTGTCGCTCCTGTCCTCGCTGATTGTTTACCTGTATCGCTGGCATATGAATGCGATGGATTCGGGGGAGCATACGGCGCATTCGTTAGGCGTCGATACGCGCGGCATGCGGAACCTGTCCATCTTTCTGGCCGCGCTGAATACCGGGATCAGCGTTGCCTTCGTCGGCGTTATCGGGTTTGTCGGCCTGCTCGCGCCGCAGGTCACCAAACGGATTATCGGCGAAGATAAGCGCTTCATGATCCCCGGCACGCTGCTGATGGGAGCGTTTCTGGTCCTGTTCAGCGATACGCTGGCACGGACGGTTTCGGCTCCGCTCGTTCTTCCGGTCGGCGCGATTACGTCGATCTTAGGCGCGCCTGTGTTCGTGTATATCTTATTGAAAGAAAAGTCGATATGA
- a CDS encoding 30S ribosomal protein S10 gives MAQQRIRIRLKAFDHRILDQSAKRIVDTAERSGAHVAGPIPLPTRIERFTVRRSSFIDKDSHEHFEIRTHNRMIDVIDPDSKTIDMLMRLTLPAGVDIEIKI, from the coding sequence ATGGCACAACAAAGAATTCGTATTCGCCTTAAGGCGTTTGATCATCGGATCCTGGATCAGTCCGCGAAACGGATTGTCGATACGGCGGAGCGCAGTGGCGCGCATGTCGCCGGGCCGATTCCGCTTCCGACGAGGATCGAAAGGTTCACGGTGCGCCGGTCGAGCTTTATCGATAAAGATTCGCATGAACATTTCGAAATCCGAACGCATAACCGCATGATCGACGTTATCGATCCGGATTCGAAAACGATCGATATGCTGATGCGGCTGACTTTACCCGCTGGCGTCGATATCGAGATTAAGATCTGA
- a CDS encoding translation elongation factor Tu → MAKQHFDRTKPHLNVGTMGHIDHGKTTLTAAITKYCAMLGGADFRAYDQIDNAPEEKARGITINISHVEYETKNRHYAHVDMPGHRDYIKNMITGAAQVDGAILVVAAPDGPMPQTKEHVLLARQVEVPSILIFLNKTDQMDDPELLELVEMELRELLNSYGFPGDETPIIRGSALKALESTSTDPNDPVYKPIADLMDAVDTFVKEPQRETDKPFMMPIEDVFSIKGRGTVVTGRAERGIIKVGDPVEIVGLREKSMSSVCTGVEMFHKIVDEGQAGDNLGLLLRGIERTDVERGMVVSKPGSIKPHTKFKASVYVLKRDEGGRHKPFFNGYRPQFYIRTMDVTGVITLPASVEMVMPGDNVEMEVELIIPVALEQGSKFAIREGGLTVGAGVITEIIA, encoded by the coding sequence ATGGCAAAACAGCATTTTGATCGAACCAAACCCCACCTGAACGTGGGTACGATGGGTCATATCGACCATGGCAAAACGACCTTGACCGCCGCGATCACGAAATATTGCGCGATGCTGGGTGGAGCGGATTTCCGCGCGTACGATCAGATCGATAACGCCCCGGAAGAAAAAGCGCGCGGGATCACGATTAATATTTCGCACGTGGAATATGAGACGAAGAACCGGCATTACGCTCATGTCGACATGCCGGGGCACCGGGACTATATCAAGAACATGATCACGGGAGCGGCGCAGGTCGACGGGGCGATCCTGGTGGTGGCGGCGCCGGACGGCCCGATGCCGCAGACGAAGGAACACGTCCTGTTAGCGCGACAGGTAGAAGTTCCGTCGATCCTGATCTTCCTGAACAAGACGGACCAGATGGACGATCCGGAGCTGCTGGAGCTGGTGGAGATGGAGCTGCGGGAGCTGCTGAATTCGTACGGGTTCCCTGGAGACGAAACGCCGATTATCCGGGGCTCGGCGCTGAAGGCGCTGGAGTCGACGTCGACGGACCCGAACGATCCGGTGTACAAGCCGATCGCCGACTTGATGGACGCGGTCGACACGTTCGTAAAGGAACCGCAGCGGGAAACGGACAAGCCGTTCATGATGCCGATCGAGGACGTGTTTTCGATCAAGGGTCGGGGGACGGTCGTGACGGGCCGCGCGGAACGGGGTATCATCAAGGTCGGGGATCCGGTTGAGATCGTCGGGCTGCGCGAAAAGAGCATGAGCTCGGTTTGCACGGGCGTCGAGATGTTCCATAAGATCGTGGACGAAGGTCAGGCGGGGGACAATCTGGGATTGCTGCTGCGGGGGATCGAGCGGACGGACGTGGAGCGAGGCATGGTCGTGTCGAAGCCGGGATCGATCAAGCCGCATACGAAATTCAAGGCGAGCGTGTACGTCCTGAAGCGCGACGAAGGCGGACGGCATAAGCCGTTCTTCAACGGGTACCGGCCGCAGTTCTACATCCGGACGATGGACGTGACGGGCGTGATCACGCTGCCGGCGTCGGTAGAAATGGTGATGCCCGGGGACAACGTCGAGATGGAAGTCGAGCTGATTATCCCGGTAGCGCTGGAACAGGGATCGAAATTCGCGATCCGCGAAGGCGGGCTGACGGTTGGCGCCGGCGTGATCACCGAAATTATCGCGTAA